From the Daucus carota subsp. sativus chromosome 8, DH1 v3.0, whole genome shotgun sequence genome, one window contains:
- the LOC108198536 gene encoding two-component response regulator ARR1-like: MDVKNIGDRREGSGDRGVFPEFAPNIRILLIDHDTNSLQSHASKLEQHLYKVSAAESTEVALSLLQARKNYFNMVIADLELPEGGIFVVVDKCRQMNIPLILMARDGTVEMAMKVLNHGPCYLATKPLGQYTVDNLWQHIVRVTGELPTSLTETAFVGQDEQGDSSSRVSGDGGGSSPKQGNSKRKSNSAFGIKDADGCNSGNLRMTWTHKLHAKFLQALDVLGEKRPKPETLLRMMNDPSLTLDDISAHLREYQRDQKARSVNLQEIGGPVVPSLQPAAPKSISLRGQTSGTANFNSVAARFAPNIPRSPSLPNPPNSVAARFAPNIPRSPSLPNPPNSVAARFAPEIPRSPTLPNPPSSVSNFAGYTLSYVKERLDAWNNERARANNGFQAPSEEPKGATRGSEE, encoded by the exons ATGGATGTTAAAAATATCGGCGATCGGCGTGAAGGTTCAGGGGATAGGGGTGTCTTCCCGGAATTTGCCCCCAATATTCGTATTTTATTGATCGATCACGACACAAATTCACTTCAGTCCCATGCATCAAAACTTGAGCAACATTTATACAAAG TGTCTGCTGCGGAATCAACTGAGGTTGCACTGTCATTGCTCCAGGctcgaaaaaattattttaacatggTAATAGCTGATCTTGAACTGCCAGAAGGGGGAATTTTTGTGGTCGTGGATAAATGTCGCCAGATGAACATTCCTCTCATTT TGATGGCCAGAGATGGTACCGTGGAGATGGCGATGAAGGTTCTAAATCATGGGCCGTGCTACCTGGCAACCAAACCGCTAGGCCAGTACACGGTTGATAACCTCTGGCAGCACATCGTTCGAGTGACAGGAGAATTGCCTACTTCATTAACCGAGACTGCATTCGTTGGCCAAGACGAACAGGGCGATTCTAGTAGTCGTGTCAGTGGCGATGGTGGTGGAAGCAGTCCAAAACAAGGAAACTCGAAGAGGAAATCGAATTCTGCATTTGGAATTAAGGATGCAGATGGTTGCAACTCAGGAAACTTACGCATGACTTGGACTCATAAGCTTCATGCAAAGTTTCTGCAAGCACTTGACGTTCTTGGAGAGAAGA GACCTAAGCCAGAGACGCTTCTAAGGATGATGAATGACCCGTCCCTGACACTTGACGATATTTCTGCTCATCTGCGG GAATATCAGAGAGATCAGAAAGCGCGCTCTGTTAATCTGCAGGAAATTGGTGGTCCAGTCGTGCCAAGTTTGCAGCCTGCAGCACCAAAGAGCATTTCCCTACGAGGCCAAACCTCTGGTACTGCAAATTTCAACTCTGTGGCAGCGCGTTTTGCTCCAAACATCCCAAGGTCTCCAAGTTTGCCAAATCCTCCCAACTCTGTGGCAGCGCGTTTTGCTCCAAACATCCCAAGGTCTCCAAGTTTGCCGAATCCTCCCAACTCTGTGGCAGCGCGTTTTGCTCCAGAAATCCCAAGGTCTCCAACTTTGCCAAATCCTCCCAGCTCTGTGAGTAACTTCGCGGGCTATACTCTTTCTTATGTGAAGGAAAGGCTGGATGCCTGGAACAATGAAAGAGCACGTGCTAACAATGGATTCCAGGCGCCTAGTGAAGAACCAAAAGGTGCAACCAGAGGATCAGAGGAGTGA
- the LOC108198537 gene encoding putative lipid phosphate phosphatase 3, chloroplastic, which translates to MTGNGACALFTMVGKGRLSMVCILSGLMEPQLLGLTCMIGLSCFYFLCVKIILNIIHPFNRFVGKDMMSDLKYPLKDNTVSLWTVPLFYILRRSVYDLHHSILGLLSAVLITGVLTDSIKNAVGRPRPDFFWRCFPDGKELYDQFGNVVCHGITNEIREGRKSFPSGHASWSFAGLGFLSFYLAGKLKAFDQKVNVEKICTVLLPLLVAALVCVSRVDDYWHHWQDVFAGGLLGLVMATICYLQFFPPPYHTNGRL; encoded by the exons ATGACTGGAAATGGTGCTTGTGCATTGTTCACAAT GGTAGGGAAAGGGAGGTTGAGCATGGTATGCATACTATCAGGTCTCATGGAACCACAGTTGCTAGGACTCACATGCATGATTGGTTTATCTTGCTTTTACTTTCTGTGCGTCAAGATCATTTTAAATATCATACACCCATTCAATCGCTTTGTTGGGAAGGATATGATGTCGGATCTTAAGTATCCATTGAAAGACAACACAGTATCATTATGGACTGTTCCG CTCTTCTATATCCTGAGAAGAAGCGTCTATGATCTGCACCACAGTATTTTAG GCCTACTGTCCGCTGTACTTATAACTGGAGTTCTCACGGATTCAATAAAGAATGCAGTCGGCCGGCCTCGGCCTGATTTCTTCTGGCGCTGCTTTCCTGATGGCAAAGAA TTGTACGACCAATTCGGCAATGTCGTATGCCATGGTATAACAAATGAGATACGAGAAGGACGTAAGAGTTTTCCAAGTGGTCATGCTTCAT GGTCCTTTGCAGGATTGGGatttctctctttttacttAGCTGGAAAACTTAAAGCATTCGATCAGAAGGTAAATGTGGAAAAAATTTGTACTGTGTTGCTTCCTCTTCTTGTTGCAGCTCTTGTTTGTGTATCTCGGGTAGATGACTATTGGCATCATTGGCAGGATGTGTTTGCTGGGGGACTCTTGG GGCTTGTCATGGCTACCATATGTTATCTTCAATTCTTCCCACCACCATATCACACTAATGGTAGGCTCTGA